The genomic window TCGCACTCGACGACGAGATGTCGGCGAGCGTCTACCTCGGCCCCGGTGTCGGCCACGCGTTCGTGGCCACCGCCGAGCACACCTGTGTGCTCTATCAGTGTTCGACGCTGTACACGCCCGGCAGCGAGCTCGCGGTCAATGTGCTGGATCCGCACCTGGGCATACCGCTGACCACCGGCTTCGACCCGATCCTTTCCGAGAACGACCGCGCCGCACCGACTCTGGCCGAACTGCTGGCTCAGGACATGCTGCCGCGCTACAGGCCGCAATGATGCCGGAGGACACTGCCGCGATGGACGCCGTCTACTGCCAGCGCCCCGACCCCGCCGACCCACTCGCCGCGCTGCGGTTCGGTGAACGGCCGCACCCGGAACCGCCACCGGGCTGGACAACGGTGCGAATGCGCGCCGCGTCGCTGAATATGCGCGATATCGCGACCCTGCGCGGTGTCGGCGTCCCGTCGCAGGCCTATCCGCTGATCCTCGGCAACGACGGCGCGGGCACCCTCGCCGACGGTTCGGAAGTGGTGGTGCACGCATCGGTCGGTTCGGCCGGCTGGGCCGGACCGGAAGCTCGCGACCCTGATCGCGGGGTACTCGGTGCCAACCATCAGGGCACGTTCGCGGGCTACGCGACGATCCCGCTCCGCAACGCGGTGCCCAAACCGCCCGAACTGTCCTTCGCCGAGGCCGCGTGCCTGCCGACGGCATGGCTGACGGCTTATCGAATGCTGTTCACCACGGCCGATATTCGACCGGGCCAGACCATCGTGGTGCGCGGGCGGCGTGGCCTCGGCAGCATCGCGACGGCGCTGATCGCGATGGCCGCCGCGGCGGGTATCGAGGTCTGCGTGCGCGCCGATGCCGCCGATCACGCGCTGGCGTTGCGCAGCGGCGCGACCGTGGTCACGACTGCCGACGAGCC from Nocardia iowensis includes these protein-coding regions:
- a CDS encoding quinone oxidoreductase family protein, which codes for MDAVYCQRPDPADPLAALRFGERPHPEPPPGWTTVRMRAASLNMRDIATLRGVGVPSQAYPLILGNDGAGTLADGSEVVVHASVGSAGWAGPEARDPDRGVLGANHQGTFAGYATIPLRNAVPKPPELSFAEAACLPTAWLTAYRMLFTTADIRPGQTIVVRGRRGLGSIATALIAMAAAAGIEVCVRADAADHALALRSGATVVTTADEPLPPDLDAAFDAGIDVADWWWPIEALRPGAPIVCSGYRAGAITAFDSVAAARALHTLVFAEHRLVGSGMGTAEDLAALLAFLVRTGLRPTIAHEFALRDAIVGVRAMLSASTTGKIVFAI